Proteins encoded in a region of the Pseudonocardia sp. EC080619-01 genome:
- a CDS encoding ExeA family protein, with translation MIDQLSGYFGFSRTPFGRDLAPGMLHRHHAHGEAVARIQWCIGEHALGVITGEVGVGKTVAVRAALAGIDPARHIVIYLGNPDVGTRGIQHAIVTALGGVPRPHRATLIPQALDALATEYAERGRVPVVVLDEAHQLSHEQLEGVRMLTNHDMDSSSPLACLLVGQPTLRRKIKLGMLAALDQRIAVRYHLGGMTGDETVSYLRHHLTLVGRSDTLFSDDAVSLIHTTSRGAPRAVNNLALQSLLAAYAADKTIVDESSARTAVTEVTTE, from the coding sequence ATGATTGACCAGCTCAGCGGCTACTTCGGATTTTCCCGCACCCCATTCGGCCGTGACCTCGCGCCGGGAATGCTGCATCGTCACCACGCCCACGGCGAAGCGGTCGCCCGCATCCAGTGGTGCATCGGCGAACACGCCCTCGGAGTGATCACCGGCGAGGTCGGGGTCGGCAAGACCGTCGCGGTCCGCGCCGCGCTGGCCGGCATCGACCCCGCCCGCCACATCGTCATCTACCTCGGCAACCCCGACGTCGGCACCCGCGGGATCCAGCACGCCATCGTCACCGCCCTCGGCGGGGTTCCCCGCCCGCACCGGGCCACCCTGATCCCGCAAGCCCTCGACGCGCTGGCCACCGAGTACGCCGAGCGGGGCCGTGTCCCCGTCGTGGTCCTCGACGAAGCCCACCAGCTCTCCCACGAGCAACTCGAGGGGGTGCGGATGCTCACGAACCACGACATGGACTCCAGCAGCCCGCTGGCCTGCCTGCTCGTCGGCCAACCCACCCTCCGCCGCAAGATCAAGCTCGGGATGCTCGCCGCGCTCGACCAGCGCATCGCAGTGCGCTACCACCTCGGCGGCATGACCGGCGACGAAACGGTCAGCTACCTTCGCCACCACCTCACACTGGTCGGCCGCTCGGACACACTGTTCTCCGACGACGCCGTCTCACTGATCCACACCACCAGCCGCGGCGCGCCAAGGGCGGTCAACAACCTCGCGCTGCAGTCGCTGCTGGCCGCCTACGCCGCCGACAAGACCATCGTCGACGAGTCCAGCGCACGCACCGCCGTGACGGAGGTGACGACAGAATGA
- a CDS encoding helix-turn-helix domain-containing protein: protein MLRGTGALGWRLRPRRARCSGCGTTHVLLPVGVLARRADLVAVIGAALALAATGWGHRRVAERVGRAAGTVRGWLRRWRARAEGLRVEFTALAAALDPLAAMPDPASSGTGDAVAALLAAAAAVTRRWAATVDGLSPWELAGAVTSGRLLAPPSSTESINTRCPW, encoded by the coding sequence GTGCTGCGCGGGACGGGTGCGCTCGGGTGGCGGCTGCGGCCGCGGCGGGCGCGGTGTTCGGGCTGCGGCACCACGCACGTGCTGTTGCCGGTGGGGGTGCTGGCCCGGCGCGCGGATCTGGTGGCGGTGATCGGCGCGGCGTTGGCGCTGGCCGCGACCGGGTGGGGGCACCGACGGGTCGCCGAGCGGGTAGGTCGGGCGGCGGGAACGGTGCGCGGCTGGCTGCGCCGGTGGCGGGCCCGGGCCGAGGGGCTGCGCGTGGAGTTCACCGCGCTGGCGGCGGCGCTGGATCCGTTGGCCGCGATGCCCGATCCGGCCTCGTCCGGGACGGGGGATGCGGTCGCGGCGCTGCTGGCCGCGGCGGCAGCGGTGACCCGGCGCTGGGCCGCGACGGTGGACGGGTTGTCGCCGTGGGAGCTGGCCGGCGCGGTGACGTCCGGGCGGCTGCTGGCCCCGCCGAGCTCGACGGAGTCGATCAACACCAGATGCCCCTGGTGA